The Rhizoctonia solani chromosome 1, complete sequence sequence TTATGTACGAAAAGGCATCACTTCCGCCTAAACCGTTCCAGACGTACGGTCTTCCGGGGAGTGTGTGGAGATTATTAACGGTGAGTAGAGCGTTTTTTTATGGATTTTAGGCCGACTTGTTCGTGACTCACGCCCAGCCGGCAGTTCATTCCCTCATTTTAATCCCAGTTTCAACCCCTCACATATGCCCAACCATAGTCCGGCCTTGGTCCACGCTCAGGCAGGCATGCATCATGGCCCACCCCAAGGTGCGATACCGACGACAGGCCGACCGACGCCAACTCCTCcacctatgcgacagggcgGAGGACCTGGTATTGGCCGCGGAGGTATGCCTTTAGCCGGAAGCGGCGAACTCCCGCCTGTTCCAGGTCTAGGCGTCGCAATTCCATCGGGTATGATCATGTCCCAGTCCCCACTTCTCACCCATCCTGGGGCGCCTGGACAGCAGCCAAACGTGCAGCTCGGTCTGAAACGTAAACAGCAAGCTGAGCAAGGGCCCGACCCGATGAGTGGTCCGTCGAACCCCCAGCCTCCCCGAGGGATGCCCAACTCAACTAACCAGAACCGGTTCAACAAGTCGTCTCCTGTTGGCGGTCGGAAAAAGGCCAAAACCAACCCTAGCACGCTCAGTTGATAGACACGCACACAATGCTTGCTTTTTTTCTCTGCCACTATTGTTGTCCTATTTTTCATTTCATCTATGCACCATGTCGCTTTCATAGTCCAATGTCTGTGTTATCGTCATTTTTTTATCACCATTTGCTCTCGTGTTTCCTATGTTGTTTGATTGTTGGCTCGCCCATGTTCTGACGTTGGTGAAAACCTATCCTCCTCTCTCGCATACCTTGCTTCATTTTGCTTCTCGCTTGTTTAGTTATCTATTCATCAGATCTCTTAGGTTTCTTTATGTACTTTACGCTGGGGACGGGAATGATCAACATACTTCTTGCATTCACGTCGGCGGTCTCCGAAATAAATTAACCCAAGAGTACGAATATATCTTACTTATCAACCAGATTTCGGTCCCCAATTACTTGTCCGATGCCTGGGTGCATCCGATCTAGGTGTTCtctccgcatcctcaacaaCAAGTCGACCACTTCTCGCTCACTGATTTTTTTGCTTTTTGAACAACAAGTCGACCACTTCTCGCTCACTGATTTTTGCTTTTTGGCCTCTTGGTCCTTCATCCCGTCAGCCACGGCATTCGCTGCCTCGCCTGCGCTCCCTTCTCCAAGCTGATCCCACAGTGCATAGATTGATATATCTCCTGCGCGACGGTCGCCACCTCAGGCAACGACACATTCAGTCCCGCCAAGAACCTTATATACGGATTCTGCGCCGCAGCAGGGTACTTGACTGCCCCCGTCATCGGTTCACGTTCGGTTTGCTCGACACAGTCAGTTTATTCCGGGTCGTGTTGTGTAAGACTAGGGCCAGGTAAGTGCTGCGACTGCGATTATCCATGGTGGATGAATGAGGCAGAGGTCTGTGCGGTATGTGTCGTTGATCAGGAACCTATCTTCCGCGTGAGAATGGCACAAGCCGAGTGTGAAGTAAACCTACCAAGCCATTTGGATAGCGCCGTCTTCGATGCCTTCCATCCGGCCTTCGCCCGTGCCCCAATATCTCTCCCCGTCATTGTAGAACGATGCTGTAGAACCGGACCCACTGCTTAATTCGCCTGCTTCGCTTTCTTGAACCGTCTCATAACGTGGGAGCAGCGCCAGCAGACTTCGGTAAGGGTGGAACACAATCAAGTCAAAGTCGAGGTCTTCGAGGAGGTAGAATTCCATTTCGGCGAGCTTGGAGTGATCTCCAGGAAATGACTTGTATTGATACTCATCTGTGGCAAGGTCCTGGTCATTGGCCATGTTTAGTGTATATAGGGCGAGCCAAACTCACTGCTGTATATCGTTCTGGATTCTACGACTACGCTCTTAAGATGAATAGGTACTTCTTCCGCCTTGGCTGCAAGGTAGCAACATGTCGATGCCACAAAGAACGGGTCGGTCTCGCAGTACGAGTTTGATGTAAAATCGTCGAAAATATACGGTAGTCGCAACGACCTGTTGCTTCAAGTTGAGCTTTTTACATAGTTTTGAGATAACTGGAGCCCAGGTAAGCAATGAGGGGCAAATTAGGGCAAGTCAAGTTCTCACCGTTTGCGAAAAGGATACCAATTAGCGCGATTTGGGTCTGGTCAGCATATTGAAGATCCAATGCCCGTGCTTGTTCAACAGTCGCACGATCGACAACCAATCCCTACTATCATATCAGTAAGTCTTGGCCCATGTAGTTCAAGGAGTGGAATTACTAGTGACGAAGACCAAAAGTCAGTGGCCATGGTTGGGAAGCCGCGTTCCTGCCTATATTTCAAATAAGCTGCTTCTGGCGTATATACTTGCTGATCATCAACGGAGGCAAATAGTTAtcacacgcatacaccctATACATCAACCAAGCTATTCCTTCATCGAAGAGATCCAGATGAACACATAAGCTATTTACCTTGACCGTTGCTAGACTGGGTACACCGGGACACTCCGGTCGTGTTGTCCTATGCTTCTGCTCACGGGTCTGGTCTCAGAACTAGATCTTGGTGGCTTAGCTAGACTCATAGGGCCTGAGAACTCCTCTATTAAAGGCAGTTGGTTTCTTGCCAGATAtctatactccccctcctccctaATATATCTTGTACCGGAATGCGTTTCCCTCAGATAGTTCTGTCCATCTTGGCCTTGGTACCTTTCTTGGGGGCCCTTGCTAGCTCTAGCACCAACTGAGTTCTTGCGTAGGCAAGGAGCTAATTCAATAGCCGCTGTATTCTCCAGTAGTCCAAGCTGGCCCACTCGTCCCTGAAGGTACAAAATATCTTGAATAAGCTATAACGTCCGCTTCACTATATTGATATTCGCTCATAGGCACTCAGTCCATAAACGATCCCGAACTTGCGTCGACAACCATATCGAGCGTACTTGATTTTACGAATATATTAAACGCAGCTATGGATACCTTCAACACCGGAGATGAGGGTTTACTTATCTGGATGGCCGGAAGCTTGATGATGTGCAAATGGCCGAAAAGATCGTTCAACTGTGGCAGGTGAGGAGACATACCTCGTTCTCTGTAATCCTCTACTCATTCGCATTCACAGAGCATTGGTAAGGTTGTCTTACTCGTCAAGGACTCGGGCAGTGCACTGTCGCCGAGGTGGTGCATATATTGCGTAAGGTCCTGTTGTGTATGTTACAACACTGTGCTGACTTGCGGTATGTAGCTTTAATTTGGAATTATCTTATGAAGACATATTGCGCGTCGCCCAAGGAGTAGCCAAATTGCCTAACGTGGTTGAGACAGCAAAAGCCAACCAAGACTTAATGGCCGGAATTGTTGATTCTATACTCGGATCAGCGCTTGTCGACAGCTTGAGTCTTACCGAGTAAAACATGGGCAAGGATCGGGCTGTATGTCATATATAGTAAGGGATAGCACACGGACAGTATTTTATCACATTCCAATCAGGGGAAGTGATTATCTGTACATGTGACCATAAGCGTGGACATGATATATAAATTTCGAACATAAATTTTAGATTCTATACTCGATTGTCGGGGTTACAACTAATATTGAGATTGGGAACGCACTTTCTCTTAACTTTACCAAGGACGGCTCTCAAATGAAGGTATCTAGATGTACTACCAAACCCCATTAAATCAAAGGCGCGCGTACTCTCATTCATTTGTATAGTCGAAATACTATCGGCCACAAGGATTACTACCTGTACACGTTACGATACCATACAGAACTCTGATGCCGCGCCCAAATCCAATGTCACCCTAGTTGAGATTAAATTACAGGATAATTACATACATTACTACACCCTGTTGTGACTTTACGCCACCAACTACTACGACCTTACACGAGAGCCCTAATCCTCCAAACATTTTTGTGTCTTAACCACAAATCAAACAATGCTTGATATAAAAAAGATGGTGTCTTAGTTACCCTGTGCTCCCGTTTCTTACTCTTTCCCCCCTGTTGAACCAGCCGTCGATATGTTCCTCGCTCGCATCGCTCTGACCACTTTGGTCATGTGGTCGTCCATATCCATGACGTCAGCTTCTGATGTCGGACTCAACTATATGGGAGAGAGTGGCGTGGTTCCAGCTCTCAATGCGGGTATATTGGGGTTGGAGGATCTCATTTCCAAGGCCCGTGGTCCAACGTTACTTGTCATCCATTGAGATCAACACTGAAGTACCTGAGATAGGTGCACAGCCTGTGATGAACCTTCACGAAGCAATGCTTCTTATATCTAGCTGCAACGATGTTTCGATATCTATAGCTACAGGAATGAACACCTTTGATATGGGTCCTGAGGCTCAACTGATAGATATTGGCGGAAGCAATATCAGCCTCGAAGAGCTCGGTGAGAAATACGCGGCGTACCAGAAGGTGAGCAACCTagttttatttattttatcAACAAGTCAATTGTGCCTTTCAGAGTCTGGTACACTGTATGTCACTCGTAAAAGATACGCAGAATGTTAAAGTTGGAGATGTAATGCAAGAAATAGCGTAAGTAGACCCAGCAGAGTGCGCATGGTCCATCACTTATAAAACATGCTTTTCTAGTCTACATGCGACCACTACACATGATGCTTTACAAAGGATCTACCCCCAAATGACCAACATGCCCACTGCTGTTGATACTGCCAAGTACTACCAGGGTTTAATGAGCACAATATTGGCTCTCTGCTTGGTTCTATTGATTCTGATTGATTTACTTTGCTCCAAGTGTATTTATGCAACAACACCGCATTGTTATATCTAGACAATCCATAGAATGCGCATGTTTAGTACATAGAATATATAGATGATCGACTATCCAGGTGTGGGCAGCAGAATTGAACAAAGAAGTGGATACATGTGTAGAGCTCCGAGTACAGATGATTGGCCGAAACTAGACAGCATTGAATTAGACCGGAGTTTTAAGAGACATACGATCGAAAGAGGTGGCTGAAGTAGCAAGTGTCGTGAGATAGTCATTCTTTCTTGGGGTATAAGGCTGCAGCGATATTTCATTATGCTGCCCTGGCTGTTCCTTCGTACCGTGTACTTTGATCTCTGGGGTATGAACCCGCGAAGTCGGAGGAGCCTGGCGTGAACAATATCGTATTAGGCCTCTTGTAAAAGTAAAATGACTCACAAGCGACAGCATGTGCACGAGATCATGGCAACAAAGAACCTATGTATAGACAAGCATTAGCCTCTTGAGGTTTGCACGATTATCAAACATACTGTGAAAGGAGAGCTGCCATTTGAGTCTGGATGATGTACAGTTATCCTTGCTACTTGCATTCTATAGAAGAACTTACCCTTCGAATCGAGGTTCCAGCGCTGTCAAACCGACGGATTATAATAGCCATCAGACGTTGTGGTAACATATGCCTGACCCTACCGATCACCACCTACGATGTTATAGTACTTTTGGTTTAATAATGATGTTCGATGGAGAATCAAGAGGCTCACCAAAAATACCACGCTCCATCCCTTGTCATAAGGGTCATTATAGGAGTGCCAGCCCCTCTTCGGTTGAGGCTCCATGCCCGGGACTAATGTGAGCAAAAACAACGTTGCTAGAACCAATCATATCCGATAAAAACCTTAATGGCTCGCATACTTAAGTTTGATTTACTCACATTCGTATGTCAAACTCGATATAAACAGCTGGCCCAATGAGCCGAAGCGGACGACGATGATGTGGTCACACAACGGTAAGAAGGCCAGGCACTGTTGCTAATTGTCAGCAATATCTTTGGGAGCCAAGAGGTATCAAACCATACATGGGTTGTCAATAACCTCCTTTCTATGTGGTAAATTAATCAGGGCTTGAGCTGCAAAGCGGATATGGGAAGGCGAGGCGCACTTGTATTGTCTTCCCCACGAGCAAGCTGGAGGGAGTTGTGAGCTTGCGAAGACTAAGAGCAAGGCGATCAACACCATGGCCTATGGTTCATGCAGTAAGCTCGCTGTAGAACGATAGGCAATTGAGATACCATACTTTCGCCCCATAAAGCCCAGACCCGTAACAAGAGGATACCTGTAACCTAGGTCAGATATGGATATTATGTCGTGAGCGAAACTTACACATCATTATTGAGTTGGCGAAGATCCCTAACGCGGCCATCATTCTGATTTCAATCCGGCAACTACGTAGCTGGTGGATCAATACCACCAAACACAAAACAGGGGAATGTATGCGTACACCTTATAGATGGTAAGCCCAGGTACAAATCAAAGCTAAAGTAAAAGGCAATCACTTACCTGAGCTGATAAATTCGGATGAAAGGTGACTAAGGCTGAAGTCAGTGAAGTCCAAGGAGGGGGTTTGCGGACCAACATAAGAGTTCATACTTTTGGCCTTGTGTCAGCTTGGGACTATTATGAAACTAAGGCACTCAATATACTTACATTAAGATACAAGGTACAAGTATCGAGCAATCGTGAACAGCACTCGCACAAGCGTCCAGCGAGATCCCCACACGAGCCGAACCTGCAAAGAAGGGGTTACACTGAACCTTTTCTATACGGGAGGGTATTCTCGTACCTCGCGAGAATATGTCAAGACTTCAAGAGGGTTGGTCAGTGTCGCCGAAATGATGAATGTAAGGAATTACCAATGTCATATACCAAGAACGTGATAACAGCCACTGATACAAGGTTTGAGAATTCGTTTACATCGGAAGAAGACGAGCCGAACCTGCAAAGAAGGGGTTACACTGAACCTTTTCTATACGGGAGGGTATTCTCGTACCTCGCGAGAATATGTCAAGACTTCAAGAGGGTTGGTCAGTGTCGCCGAAATCGATGAATGTAAGGAATTACCAATGTCATATACCAAGAACGTGATAACAGCCACTGATACAAGGTTTGAGAATTATCGTTTACAATCGAGAAGAGCCAGAGACACCAATGAAGTATTTTACATCGGAGGAGAAGAGCCAGAGACTCACCAATGAAGTATTTTGCAAGTCTTAACATCTCCAAGGCTTCCACGAGTGTTTGGATTGGGTTGGCTGGTGTAGAAGACCCAGCTCGTTTCGTTGAACCAGGCCCGAGTAAGAGTAATACTTCTGAAGAGATTTCCATAGTGGAAATAAGTTAAATGTGGACTTGACAGCTAAGACAACCAAGATTCAAGTGAATAGGCGGCGAACGATGTACCAGCACAAACGTACGCTATGCTAGGAGGCGAAAATTTCGTTGGTTAGGTGCCGGTTATATCCCCACTCTACTTGCGCACTCGATCAAAATGTTTTCGGTCGTAGCGCAAAGGGTCACACGCTCAACGTCAATCGAGTACCTGCTACCCCAAAACGGGGATAAACCGCGCTCATGATGGGTCTTGGAGAGGGTCTGTTTTACAGTAGGTATGGAGAGAGGTGGGTAGATTTATTTTAATTGTGCTTTGGGTTGATATGCATGGCCTCGACCTATGCCATATATGATATCTCAGCACTATGGCAGCTCATCCCACCCTAGGAGGATTGTTTGGAATTTTGATGAACTTCATGATCAAATATCCTAGTTTGGAGATCCCTACATTGGGGACAGGAACGCAAGGAGATTATCGAAACGTTTAATTGAGAGCTTGGGCCATGTGGTTAACGGTTCGTGGCTCGCCTTCTACATTTCCCGAAGTGTGCGTACAATGTATGCGGAAGGGCTTGGAACGTGCGCTTAAATCCCTACCTACGGGTGCTAACCAAGCAGCATATAGGTACCGGTATACCAGGAATTCGGGGTCGGTTCTTGGAGTGTCTTGGATGTCAGGGGAACTGTGGCGTATGGGTCGTATCAGTGGGGTCATGGTCAAGTATGCACATTGATTTAAACCGGATCATCTAAGTCTAAAAGCTACCAAGGAGCCAAATTTAGGGGCCGGGCCGGTTGGGTGGCGCGTTATTCGGACGTGTAACGATCACTCCCGATAGATCGTCTGATCTTTCACTCAACCGTACATCTCGGCAATCCCCAGCTGGCATATCGAACAAATTTGTCCGAAGATTATGCTTGACCGGAACTATTACAAGGGGATGGGTCCGATTCAAACGCAACCAACCCAAACCAGTATTTCCCGCCTCATATAGCAGACAGGGTGGTCAAGATCGGACAATTCGTTATTTTGGAGGCTGAACTCCTGCGTACATCTGTACCTCACATATGCCATTGTTAGTACACACGGTATTAGTAATGAAACTCTTGAAGTGTCACCGGCTCTACTCTGTAGCGCATTATAAATGACACTGATCTCCTCGTTTGTTCATT is a genomic window containing:
- a CDS encoding cyclin — translated: MATDFWSSSLGLVVDRATVEQARALDLQYADQTQIALIGILFANVISKLCKKLNLKQQVVATTDLATDEYQYKSFPGDHSKLAEMEFYLLEDLDFDLIVFHPYRSLLALLPRYETVQESEAGELSSGSGSTASFYNDGERYWGTGEGRMEGIEDGAIQMAW